One segment of Streptomyces sp. TG1A-8 DNA contains the following:
- a CDS encoding TerD family protein — translation MGVTLAKGGNVSLSKAAPNLTNVLIGLGWDARSTTGAPFDLDASALLCDAGNRVLGDEWFIFYNQLTSPDGSVEHTGDNLTGEGEGDDESLLVDLAKVPAGCEKIVFPVSIHLADERGQTFGQVSNAFIRVVNQADGQELARYDLSEDASTETAMIFGELYRYQGEWKFRAVGQGYASGLRGIALDFGVNVS, via the coding sequence ATGGGCGTCACGCTCGCCAAGGGAGGCAACGTCTCCCTCTCCAAGGCCGCACCGAACCTCACCAACGTCCTGATCGGACTCGGCTGGGACGCGCGGTCCACCACTGGCGCCCCCTTCGACCTGGACGCCAGCGCGCTGCTGTGCGACGCCGGGAACCGGGTGCTGGGCGACGAATGGTTCATCTTCTACAACCAGCTCACCAGCCCCGACGGCTCGGTGGAGCACACGGGCGACAACCTCACCGGTGAGGGCGAGGGCGACGACGAGTCCCTCCTGGTGGACCTCGCCAAGGTGCCGGCCGGCTGCGAGAAGATCGTCTTCCCCGTCTCGATCCACCTGGCCGACGAGCGCGGCCAGACCTTCGGCCAGGTCTCCAACGCCTTCATCCGGGTGGTCAACCAGGCCGACGGCCAGGAACTGGCCCGCTACGACCTGAGCGAGGACGCCTCCACCGAGACCGCCATGATCTTCGGCGAGCTGTACCGGTACCAGGGCGAGTGGAAGTTCCGAGCGGTCGGACAGGGGTACGCGTCGGGGCTGCGGGGCATCGCTCTAGACTTCGGAGTCAACGTTTCGTAA
- a CDS encoding DUF475 domain-containing protein, which translates to MLLKTFGWSFAVTALGLVAAAFYGGWTAFGIVAILAVLEISLSFDNAVVNAGILKKMSAFWQKIFLTVGVLIAVFGMRLVFPVVIVAISAKMGPVEAVNLALNNKDRYQELVTDAHPAIAAFGGMFLLMIFLDFIFEDRDIQWLRWIERPLAKLGKVDMLSVCISLIVLLITAFTFAAHAHQHGGSHVDKAQTVLIAGIAGLITYMVVGGLSGHFENRLEAEEEREHEQEEEAVRSGKQRSAVVLAGQAAFFMFLYLEVLDASFSFDGVIGAFAITNDIVLMALGLGIGAMYVRSLTVYLVRQGTLDDYVYLEHGAHYAIGALAVILMVTIQYEINEVVTGLVGVVLIAWSFWSSVRRNRVLAAAEGRSDDKAEVSSGV; encoded by the coding sequence GTGCTTCTGAAAACCTTCGGCTGGTCGTTCGCGGTCACCGCGCTCGGTCTGGTCGCGGCGGCGTTCTACGGGGGGTGGACCGCCTTCGGCATCGTGGCGATCCTCGCCGTCCTGGAGATCTCGCTGTCGTTCGACAACGCGGTGGTCAACGCCGGGATCCTGAAGAAGATGAGCGCCTTCTGGCAGAAGATCTTCCTCACGGTCGGCGTGCTCATCGCCGTCTTCGGCATGCGGCTGGTGTTCCCCGTCGTCATCGTCGCCATCAGCGCCAAGATGGGTCCGGTCGAGGCCGTCAACCTCGCGCTCAACAACAAGGACCGCTACCAGGAGCTGGTCACCGACGCCCACCCGGCGATCGCCGCCTTCGGCGGCATGTTCCTGCTGATGATCTTCCTCGACTTCATCTTCGAGGACCGGGACATCCAGTGGCTGCGCTGGATCGAGCGGCCGCTGGCCAAGCTCGGCAAGGTCGACATGCTGTCGGTCTGCATCTCCCTGATCGTCCTGCTCATCACCGCCTTCACCTTCGCCGCCCACGCCCACCAGCACGGCGGCTCCCACGTCGACAAGGCCCAGACCGTGCTGATCGCCGGGATCGCCGGCCTGATCACCTACATGGTCGTCGGCGGCCTGTCCGGCCACTTCGAGAACAGGCTGGAGGCGGAGGAGGAACGCGAGCACGAGCAGGAGGAGGAGGCCGTCCGCAGCGGCAAGCAGCGCTCGGCGGTGGTCCTGGCCGGCCAGGCCGCGTTCTTCATGTTCCTCTACCTGGAGGTCCTGGACGCGTCCTTCTCCTTCGACGGCGTGATCGGCGCCTTCGCCATCACCAACGACATCGTGCTGATGGCGCTGGGCCTCGGCATCGGGGCGATGTACGTCCGGTCGCTGACGGTCTACCTCGTCCGCCAGGGCACCCTGGACGACTACGTCTACCTGGAGCACGGCGCCCACTACGCGATCGGCGCCCTGGCCGTGATCCTCATGGTCACCATCCAGTACGAGATCAACGAGGTCGTCACCGGTCTGGTCGGCGTCGTCCTGATCGCCTGGTCCTTCTGGTCCTCCGTCCGCCGCAACCGCGTCCTGGCGGCCGCCGAGGGCAGGAGCGACGACAAGGCCGAGGTCTCCTCCGGCGTCTGA
- a CDS encoding Tellurium resistance, with the protein MGFFDGLRGGRTADFDSGSAASNAIELTRRHQRVSLTKQDAATGHLRVNLAWRMRTSDFNTTQRAGLLRHPFRALKPPEILGHGQSMVDVDLDLGCLYELSDGTKGVVQPLGGYLGDVNSPPYVKLSGDDRFGSGSGETMYVNLDHRDEIKRLLVFVYIYDRTPAFDRTHAVVTLYPSNGPRIEIGLDERHPQARSCAVVMIENVKGELTVRREVKFVYGFQGELDRLYGWGLTWGRGYKTKADR; encoded by the coding sequence ATGGGTTTCTTCGACGGACTGCGCGGCGGACGCACCGCCGACTTCGACTCGGGCAGCGCCGCGAGCAACGCGATCGAACTGACCAGGCGGCACCAGCGGGTGTCCCTGACCAAACAGGACGCGGCCACCGGCCACCTGCGCGTCAACCTCGCCTGGCGGATGCGCACCTCCGACTTCAACACCACCCAGCGGGCCGGCCTGCTCCGGCACCCCTTCCGGGCCCTGAAACCCCCGGAGATCCTCGGGCACGGGCAGAGCATGGTCGACGTCGACCTCGACCTGGGCTGCCTGTACGAGCTGAGCGACGGCACGAAGGGCGTCGTCCAGCCCCTCGGCGGCTACCTCGGCGACGTCAACTCCCCGCCGTACGTCAAGCTCAGCGGGGACGACCGGTTCGGGTCCGGGTCCGGCGAGACGATGTACGTCAACCTCGACCACCGGGACGAGATCAAGCGGCTGCTGGTCTTCGTGTACATCTACGACCGCACCCCGGCCTTCGACCGCACCCACGCGGTCGTCACGCTCTACCCGAGCAACGGGCCGCGGATCGAGATAGGCCTGGACGAGCGGCACCCGCAGGCGCGCTCCTGCGCGGTCGTGATGATCGAGAACGTGAAGGGGGAGCTGACGGTCCGGCGCGAGGTGAAGTTCGTGTACGGCTTCCAGGGCGAGCTGGACCGGCTCTACGGGTGGGGCCTGACCTGGGGGCGCGGGTACAAGACCAAGGCGGACCGCTAG
- a CDS encoding TerD family protein: MTHAMLKGSNVPLEATAVRAVVRWTAGQGVPDVDASALLLGPGGRVRSDEDFVFYNQPRHPSGAVWRLGKKRVAEGLTDTIQSDLTGVEPGIGRILLVASADGVPFDRVPALCILLYDAAVAGGQPLARFEIRPETGSETALICGELYRRGDGWKFRALGEGYSNGLRGLATDFGISVDESEAQEQPRRALPETASQPLPPEQPTVAPARPAYGYPQPAAPQQPAYGYPQPATVQPSYGYPQPRPVPAAPPADPDFRLPPQGPQFIGR, translated from the coding sequence ATGACGCACGCCATGCTGAAGGGGTCGAACGTCCCGCTGGAGGCCACCGCGGTGCGTGCCGTGGTGCGCTGGACCGCCGGCCAGGGGGTCCCGGACGTGGACGCCTCGGCGCTGCTGCTGGGCCCCGGCGGCCGTGTGCGCTCCGACGAGGACTTCGTCTTCTACAACCAGCCCCGGCACCCTTCCGGCGCGGTGTGGCGGCTCGGCAAGAAGCGCGTCGCCGAGGGACTGACCGACACGATCCAGTCGGACCTCACCGGTGTGGAGCCCGGCATCGGCCGCATCCTGCTGGTCGCCTCGGCGGACGGCGTCCCCTTCGACCGGGTCCCGGCCCTGTGCATCCTGCTGTACGACGCGGCGGTCGCCGGCGGGCAGCCGCTGGCCCGCTTCGAGATCAGGCCGGAGACCGGCTCGGAGACCGCCCTGATCTGCGGCGAGCTGTACCGGCGCGGGGACGGCTGGAAGTTCCGCGCCCTGGGCGAGGGGTACTCCAACGGGCTGAGGGGCCTCGCCACGGACTTCGGCATCTCGGTGGACGAGTCGGAGGCGCAGGAGCAGCCGCGCCGGGCGCTGCCCGAGACGGCCTCCCAGCCGCTCCCGCCCGAGCAGCCCACCGTGGCACCGGCCCGGCCGGCTTACGGCTATCCGCAGCCGGCCGCCCCGCAGCAGCCCGCCTACGGCTACCCGCAGCCCGCGACGGTCCAGCCCTCCTACGGCTACCCCCAGCCCCGGCCGGTCCCGGCGGCGCCCCCCGCCGACCCGGACTTCCGCCTGCCGCCCCAGGGACCCCAGTTCATCGGGCGGTAG
- a CDS encoding HpcH/HpaI aldolase/citrate lyase family protein, with amino-acid sequence MRHFGHIAPEVLRRLFHREPCAFTADSPARLLSAALGATLYSPATRPRLADDIGKQAAAGVVSMVLCLEDSIGDEDVAEGEDNLVRQFADLHARPGAEPPLLFIRVRTPGQIPDLVRRLGPSARLLSGFVLPKFTEERGIPFLEALATAEHTGGRRLFAMPVLESPELLYRESRAETLEGVFRAVDKYRDRVLALRLGVTDFCSSYGLRRAPDMTAYDVQIVASVIADVVNMFGRADGTGFTVTGPVWEYFRASERMFKPQLRQSPFAEVQAVELRERLIERAMDGLLREISLDQANGLLGKTCIHPSHVLPVHALSVVSHEEYSDAQDILRPERGGGGVLRSAYTNKMNEVKPHRAWAERTLLRAEVFGVANEDVGFVELLAAGIPG; translated from the coding sequence ATGCGTCATTTCGGGCACATCGCCCCCGAGGTGCTCAGGCGCCTCTTCCACCGGGAGCCGTGCGCGTTCACCGCCGACTCCCCGGCCCGGCTCCTCTCCGCGGCCCTGGGCGCCACGCTCTACAGCCCGGCCACCCGGCCGAGGCTCGCCGACGACATCGGCAAGCAGGCGGCCGCCGGCGTGGTCTCGATGGTGCTGTGCCTGGAGGACTCCATCGGCGACGAGGACGTCGCGGAGGGCGAGGACAACCTCGTGCGGCAGTTCGCCGACCTCCACGCCCGCCCGGGGGCCGAACCGCCCCTGCTCTTCATCCGGGTGCGCACCCCCGGGCAGATCCCCGACCTCGTCCGGCGCCTCGGCCCGTCCGCGCGGCTGCTGTCCGGGTTCGTCCTGCCCAAGTTCACCGAGGAACGCGGCATCCCCTTCCTGGAGGCGCTGGCCACCGCCGAGCACACCGGCGGACGCCGCCTCTTCGCCATGCCCGTGCTGGAGTCCCCCGAACTGCTGTACCGCGAGTCGCGGGCGGAGACCCTGGAGGGCGTCTTCCGCGCGGTCGACAAGTACCGCGACCGGGTGCTCGCGCTGCGCCTGGGCGTGACCGACTTCTGCTCCTCCTACGGGCTGCGCCGCGCCCCCGACATGACCGCGTACGACGTCCAGATCGTCGCCTCCGTGATCGCCGACGTGGTCAACATGTTCGGCCGCGCCGACGGCACCGGCTTCACCGTGACCGGGCCCGTCTGGGAGTACTTCCGGGCCTCCGAACGCATGTTCAAGCCGCAGTTGCGGCAGAGCCCGTTCGCCGAGGTGCAGGCCGTCGAACTGCGCGAAAGGCTCATCGAGCGCGCCATGGACGGGCTGCTGCGGGAGATCTCCCTGGACCAGGCCAACGGCCTGCTCGGCAAGACCTGCATCCACCCCTCGCACGTCCTGCCCGTGCACGCGTTGTCCGTGGTCAGCCACGAGGAGTACAGCGACGCCCAGGACATCCTGCGGCCGGAACGCGGCGGCGGGGGCGTACTCCGGTCGGCCTACACGAACAAGATGAACGAAGTGAAGCCGCACCGCGCCTGGGCCGAGCGGACCCTGCTGCGCGCCGAGGTGTTCGGCGTCGCCAACGAGGACGTCGGCTTCGTGGAACTGCTCGCCGCCGGAATACCCGGCTGA